The Bacillus oleivorans genomic sequence TGGCAAAACGCTTTGAACAAGATGTGGACTACGAATTTGATGATGAAACAAAGGCTACCAGTTTGACGGATGTAGGAATTCAAAAGGTTGAAAAAGCCTTTGGCGTAGACAACCTGTATGAGTTAGAGCATCAAACGCTTTATCATTACATGATTCAGGCTGTACGCGCTCATGTTATGTTCAAACGCGATGTTGACTACATTATTAAAGACGGTAAAGTTATGTTAGTCGACATGTTTACTGGCCGAATTATGGATGGCCGAACACTTAGTGACGGACTTCATCAGGCAATTGAAGCAAAAGAAGGCGTTGAAATTACAGAGGAAAACAAAACACAAGCCTCCATCACGATTCAAAACTATTTCAGAATGTATCCGAAACTCGCAGGAATGACAGGTACAGCGAAAACGGAAGAAAAAGAATTCTTGCAAGTATACGGAATGGAAGTTGTCCCAATCCCAACGAATATGCCTGTTATTCGTGAAGATTTAAACGATATGGTTTTTGCAACAATTGAAGATAAATATAAAGGCGTTGTTGAAGAAGTAAAGGCACGTCATTCAACGGGACAGCCAATCTTAATCGGTACAACCTCAATCCTTCAATCCGAAAAGGTGGCACAGTATTTAAAAGAAGCTGGTTTAAAATTCGAATTATTAAATGCTAAAAGTGTTGAGCAGGAAGTTGAATTAATTTCTGCTGCTGGTCAAAAAGGCCAGATTACAATCGCTACCAATATGGCTGGCCGCGGAACCGATATTATGCTTGGTGAAGGAGTAGCCGAACTCGGCGGTCTCCATGTTTTAGGAACAGAAAAACATGAATCCCGCCGGATCGATAATCAGCTTCGAGGACGGGCAGGACGTCAGGGAGATCCAGGTTCATCTCAATTTTTTATTTCTATTGAAGATGAAATGTTCCGCCGTTTTGCCAAAGATGATGTTGAAAAATTCCGCAAAAAGATGAAAGTAGACGAGATCGGTTATATTACAAACTATAGTGTTGATGAATTAGTGACACGAACTCAGCGGATTGTGGAAGGCGCTAACTTCTCAATGCGTGAGTACAATTTAAAATTGGATGATGTCATTAATGAACAAAGAGGAATAGTTTATAAACTTCGAAATCGTGTTTTAGACGAAGAAAACCTGATCCCGCTCGGTGTAGATATCTTCGAAGCCGCATTAAAGCATTCGC encodes the following:
- the secA2 gene encoding accessory Sec system translocase SecA2; translation: MMPFLKNTKNQPEKKLKKYYKLVTEINNLEPIIAKLSDQQLRDKTIEFKEALQNGKTIFDIQVEAFAVVREASKRVLNMRHFDVQLIGGLVLTEGNIAEMATGEGKTLVASLPSYLRALEGKGVHVITVNEYLARRDRSIIGKIHEFLGLTVGLNLPMMETDQKQMAYNADITYGVGQEFGFDYLRDHMVRSKTDRVQRPFHFAIIDEVDSVLIDEAKTPLIIAGKMKSSPELYKIAAKLAKRFEQDVDYEFDDETKATSLTDVGIQKVEKAFGVDNLYELEHQTLYHYMIQAVRAHVMFKRDVDYIIKDGKVMLVDMFTGRIMDGRTLSDGLHQAIEAKEGVEITEENKTQASITIQNYFRMYPKLAGMTGTAKTEEKEFLQVYGMEVVPIPTNMPVIREDLNDMVFATIEDKYKGVVEEVKARHSTGQPILIGTTSILQSEKVAQYLKEAGLKFELLNAKSVEQEVELISAAGQKGQITIATNMAGRGTDIMLGEGVAELGGLHVLGTEKHESRRIDNQLRGRAGRQGDPGSSQFFISIEDEMFRRFAKDDVEKFRKKMKVDEIGYITNYSVDELVTRTQRIVEGANFSMREYNLKLDDVINEQRGIVYKLRNRVLDEENLIPLGVDIFEAALKHSLEETCPEDEDPVEWNFERLKRIVQQLLHVELDIHDENVDDIEDIWKQLKPIYNEWKTEVLADEYNETAQYSLRFTMLNVIDHYWIRHLENMTRLKEGIGLRYYQQEDPVRIYAREGLELFSRMYATIEREISLNMANLIRALKQESEVEQ